The following nucleotide sequence is from Pseudonocardia abyssalis.
CCACCCGCACGCGCACCGGCTCGCCGTTGGTCATGCCTCCCTCGATGCCGCCCGCACGGTTGGACAGCCGCTTCACCGGGTCGCCCGGGATCATCTCGTCGTGGGCCGCGCTGCCGCGGCGGTGCGCGGTGCGGAAGCCGTCGCCGATCTCGACGCCCTTCATCGCCTGGATGCTCATCAGCGCACCGGCGAGCCGCCCGTCGAGCCTGCGGTCGGACTGGACGTAGGACCCCACACCCACCGGCATCCCGTACGCGATCACCTCGATGACCCCGCCGAGGGTGTCGGCGTCCTCGTGGGCGGCGTCGATCTCGGCGATCATGTGCGCGGTGGTCTCCGCGGAGAACGCGCGGACCGGGCTGGCGTCGACGCGCTCGAGGTCGCCGGGGCCGGGGACGGGGTCGTCCTCCGGGGCGTCGACGGCGCCGATCGCCACGACGTGCGACACGATGTCGACCCCGAGGGCCTGCTTGAGGAACGCCTTCGCCACGGTGCCCATGACGACCTTCGCGGCCGTCTCGCGGGCGCTCGCCCGCTCCAGCACCGGACGGGCGTCGTCGAAGCCGAACTTCGTCATGCCGGCGAGGTCGGCGTGGCCGGGCCGGGGTCGGGTGAGCGGGGCGTTGCGTGCGCGGCCCGCGATCAGCTCGGGATCCACCGGGTCGGCCGCCATGACGGTCTCCCACTTCGGCCACTCGGTGTTGGCGATGCGCACCGCGACCGGGCCGCCCTGCGTCAGGCCGTGCCGGAGGCCGCCGATCACCTCGAGCTCGTCGGCCTCGAACGCCATCCGGGGGCTGCGGCCGTGGCCCAGCTTCCGGCGCGCCAGCTCGGCGCCCAGCTCCTTGGTCGTGATCTCGACACCGGCGACCATGCCCTCCAGCACGGCGACCAGCGCGGGACCGTGGGACTCCCCGGCGGTGATCCAACGCAGCACGCCGCCATCCTCTCACCAGGGACCACCCGCACCCGCCGCGGCCGCCACCAGCACGACCGCCGACCCCACCACCATCGACGGACCGTGCGGCACCGCTCTGCGACCACACGCCGCCGCGCGCCCCAGCGTCAGGACCGACGCCAGCACCGCCGCGAGGAGGAGCGCGGGCCAGGACACCACGGCCAGCGGCGCCCCGAGCGACGCCGCCAGCTTCACGTCACCCGCCCCGAGCGCCCCGGGAGCCGCGAGGTGGACCGCGGCGTGCACCCCGGCCGCGAGCAGCACGCCGGGCACCGCCCGCCCGACGGCGTCGGGGCCCAGCGGCGTGACCAGCAGGAGTGCGGCAGGCACCGCGGGCAGCGTGAGGGCGTCGGGCAGGCGGTGGTGCCGCAGGTCGACCAGCCCTGCCGCGACCCCGAACCAGGCCGTCCCGAGCAGCACCGGCACCCACCGTCCCGGCAGCACTCCCGCGGCCCAGGCCCCGACGACGGCGGCCCACGGCGCCGCCACCGCGACCTCGCACACCGGCACGCGCACCCGCGTCCCCCGCGCCATCCGCCCCAGCAGCACGCGGACGGCCGCACCGGCCGCCGCACCGGCCAGGGCCCCGAGCAGACCCGCGCCCGACACCCCGGGCCAGAACACCCCGTCACCGAGCGCTCCCGTCCCGATCACCCTGACACCCCCCGTCCGCCCGATCCGGTTCCCCGCCTCCCGGTCCAGCGTCGGGTCCGAGGTCGTCCCACGCCAGACCCCCACCACCGGTTGTGGACGGGCGCACCGCGAGGTGGACGACCCGGCCCGGGAGCGGTTCCCGGCGGGCCCGATGTGGTAAGCCCGGGGGCACCGACCGACAGGAGTTCCCATGGCGTCCGACCCCGCTCTGCTCGACCTGTTCACCGAGATCGGCGGTGGCGTCCTCATCACGCTCAAGCGCGACGGGCGGCCCCAGTCCTCCGTGGTGACCCACGCGTTCGACCCGGCCACCCGCACGCTCCGGATCTCCGTGACCGAGGGACGGGCCAAGACGCGCAACCTGCGCCGCGACCCGCGGGTCAGCTACCAGGTCACCCGGCCCGACCTCACCGCCTACGCGGTCGGAGAGGGCACCGCGCAGCTCACCGCGACGGCCGCGGACCCGCACGACGACACCGTGCAGGCGCTGGTCACCTACTACCGCGACGTGCGCGGCGAGCACCCCGACTGGGACGACTACCGGGCGGCGATGGTCGCCGAGGGCCGCGTCCTGCTCACCGTCGTCGTCGACCACGTCTACGGCTGGGTGCCGCCGGCCGCGTGAACCGGGGCAGGATGACCTCATGAACGAGGCTCGGGCGGTCGTGCGGGCCGAGGTCGACCACGGGAGCGCCGAGCTGGTGGGCGACCCCGACCGGCCGCAGGGCTGGACGCTGCTGGTCGACGGCACCGCACAGTCCCACGTCGACCTCGACGACCCCACGCACCTCGAGTTCGAGTACGTGCGGCGGCTCGCGCACGTCGTCGACCTCGTCGCCCCGCCCACCGCGCCGCTGCGGGTGCTGCACCTCGGCGGCGGGGCCTGGACGCTGCCCCGCTACGTCGCCGCCACCCGCCCCGGCTCGACACAGCAGGTGGCGGAGATCGACGCCGGGCTGGTCGACCTGGTGGCGGCGCGGCTGCCCGTCGACGGGTACGGGATCGAGGTCACCGTCGGCGACGCGCGGGCGGTGCTGACGGAGGTCCCGACCGGCTCGGTCGACCTGCTCGTACTCGACGTGTTCGCCGGCGCACGCACCCCCGCCCATCTCACCACCACCGAGTTCGTCGCCGACGCCGCGCGGGTCCTCGCGCCGGGCGGGATGTACGCGGCCAACGTCGCCGACGGCGGCGCGCTGCCGTTCGCCCGCACCCAGTTCGCCGTGGCCGGGTCCCGGTTCGCACGGCTGGCCGTCGTCGTCGCCCCGAACGTGCTCCAGGGGCGCCGCTTCGGCAACCTCGTGCTGCTCGCCCGCGACGGCGAACTGCCGGTGCAGGGTCTGGTCCGGCGCGCGGCGGGCGACCCGTTCCCCGCCCGCGTGCTGGACGACGCGCAGGTCCGGGAGCTGGCCACGACCCCGGTCGGCGACCGCGGGGCCACCCCGTCCCCGATGCCGCCGTCCGGCTTCTTCGGCCGGCCCTGACCCGGGCGACCGGTCAGAAGGCCCCGTTGTCGCGCGCGAGCTGGACGTTGGCGGTGTGCTCGGCGAACGTCTCGGCGAAGCACGACGTGCCGTCGGTCTGGCAGCGCACGAAGAAGAACCACGGGCCGGGCTCGGGGTCGAGCGCGGCGGCGACGGCCTCACGGCCGGGTGCGGCGATCGGCGTCGGCGGCAGGCCCGCGGTGGCGTAGCTGTTGTACGGACCCGGGGTGCTGCGGTCCTCGGCCGTGGTGCGCAGGGCCTGCAGGTCCAGCGGGTAGTTGACGGTGGAGTCCAGCTCGAGGCGCTGCCCGATCTGCAGGCGGTTGTAGACCACCCGCGCGACCTTGGGCATGTCCGGCGTGATGCCCTCCTTCTCCACCAGCGACGAGATGATCAGCACCTCGTACGGCGAGGTCCCGATCGCGTCGGCCCCGGCGACGATGCCACCGGCCTCGAGCCGGGCCGTCGACGTGGCCAGCAGGCCCTGCAACACCTCGACGGCCGTCCGACCCGGCTCCACCTCGTAGAGGCCGGGGACGAGCAGGCCCTCCAGGCGGCGCACCGGGTCGGCGGCCGAGACGGCCTCCTGCGCCCACGACGGGACCCCGAGCTCGGCCGGGTCGGTCTCCGCCATCGCCGAGCGCAGGTCCTCGACGCCCACGCACGAGTCCGCACCGTCGATCGTGGCGCAGGTGGCCCGCGAGATGAGCGTGAGGACGCCGGGCGCGACGGTGCCGTCCGGGGCGCTGGTGTCGTCGAGCTGGACACCGCCGCGGATCTCCAGCTGACCCACGCGGGCGTCGGGTTCGAGCAGTCGTTCGACCGCCGCGGTGGCGGACATCCGCGAGCGCATCTGGTACGAACCGGGCTGCACACCGAGGATCCGGTCGTCCTGCTCGGCGGCGTCGAGGAACGCGGCGACGCTCGCCACGACCCCGGTGCTCTCCAGGGTGCGGCCGATCGCGGCGGTGGAGTCGCCGTCGGCGACCCGGACGATCACGTCGCCCTCCCCCGCACCCTCGAAGTCGGCGGCCGAGGTCAGCGAGCGGAACAGGTAGACCGCGCCGCCGACGACGGCCACCAGTAGCACCGCGACGGCGAGCAGCAGGACCCCGCTGCGGCGCGCCCGGCCCGGAGCCCGACGCCCGCGCGCGGGTGCGCCCGACCGGCCGTCCCCGTCCGGGTGACCGTCCCTGCCGTCCCCGTCCCTGCCGTCCGCGTCCCTGCCGTCCCCGTCCCTGCCGTCCCCGTCCCTGCCGTCCCCGTCGGGACGGGGGTCCCGGTCCAGGTAGGGGCCCCGGTCCGCGGAGGAGTCCCGGTCGGAGCGGCCGGTCGCCGTGGCACCGGCGCCGCGCACCACGGGGATCGGGGCGGTCGCGGCCTCGCTCGCGGGATCGGCGGCCGATCCGTCGACGGCGCGCAAGCGGGTCGTCGGGCCGTCGATGTCCACAACGCCGGAGGGTAACGATCGGGTCTCCCCCGTACCCGACGGGGGTTGAGCACTCACCTGGTCCGATTCGTCCGGTTCACCGTCCGGGGGCCGGTGATCAGCGATGACGGTCCAGCCAGCCCTGGAGGATGCCGACCGCGGCGACCTGGTCGACGACGGCCCGCTGCTTGCGGCCCTTGCGTCCGCTCTCGCGCATCTGCCGCGTGGCGACGACGGTGGTGAGCCGCTCGTCGGACAGCTCGATCGGGACGCCCACCGCGGGCTCCAGCGACGCCACGAACGCGCGCGCGGCCTCCGCGGCCGGGCCCTCGCGCCCGGCGAGCGTGCGCGGCAGCCCCACCACGAGCCCGACCGCCTCGTGCTCGGCGACCAGCGCCGCGATGGCGGCCACGTCGGTACCGCCGTCGATGTCGCGCGGCACGGTGGCCAGCGGCGTCGCGATCAGCCCGTCCGGGTCGGAGAGCGCCACCCCGACCCGGACGGACCCGACGTCGATACCGAGCCGGCGCCCGCGCCTAGCGACCGGCACGGCTACCGGGCACGCAGGTGCGCCCGGAGGGCCTCCACCGCGGCCGGGATGCCGGCCGGGTCGGTGCCACCGCCCTGCGCGAGGTCCGGCTTGCCGCCGCCCCGGCCGCCGACGGCCGCCGCGAAGGACGGGATCAGCTTGCCTGCGGCGAGCCCGGCGTCGCGGGCCGCGGAGGTGGTGGCCACGACGAAGGCGACCTTGTCGCCGTCCCCGGAGAACAGGGCCACCACACCCGGGCGCGGGCCCAGCCGGCCGCGGACGTCGGCGGCCAGGGCCCGCAGGTCGTTGCCGCCCACCCCGTCCGGAGCAGCGACCGCGACGAGCGCGACCCCGCCCACGTCCTCGGCGCCGCCGGCGAGGGCGCCCGCCGAGGACAGCACGGCGTCGGCCCGGACCTTCTCCAGGTCGCGCTCGGCGGTGCGCAGCCGCTCGACGAGCCCGTTGATCCGCTCGGGCAGGTCGTCCGGGCGTACCTTGAGCTGCTCGGCGATGTTCGAGACCAGCACGTGCTCGCGCGAGAGGAACCGGAACGCGTCGAGCCCGACCAGGGCGTCGACCCGGCGCACGCCGGAGCCGATCGATCCCTCGGACAGCACCTTGATCATGCCGATCTCGCCGGTGCGGCCCACGTGCGTGCCTCCGCACAGCTCCCGCGAGTAGTCGCCCATGTCGACCACGCGGACGCGGTCGCCGTACTTCTCGCCGAACAGCATCATCGCGCCGAGCGTGCGGGCCTCGTCCATCGTCGTCTCGTAGGACTCGACGGCGCGGTCCTCCTGCAGGACCGTGTTGACCTCGTCCTCGATCTCCGCGAGCGCGGCCGGGGCGACCCCGCCGCTCGGCGAGGTGAAGTCGAACCGCATGCGGCCGGGGGCGTTGAGCGAGCCGGCCTGCGCGGCCGACGGGCCGAGAGCGCCGCGGACGCCGGCGTGCACGAGGTGCGTGGCGGTGTGGGCCCGGGAGATCGACGTGCGCCGGGCGACGTCCACGGTGGCCACGACGGCCGCGTCGAGCGTGACCTCGCCCGCCGTGACCGTGCCGCGGTGCACGCGCAGCCCCGCGACGGGCGACTGCACGTCGTCGACGCGGACGGTGAACGAACCGCCCGCCAGCGTGCCGGTGTCGGCCTGCTGGCCGCCCGCCTCGGCGTAGAACGGTGTGCGGTCGAGCACGATCTCCACGGCGTCGCCCTCGCGGGCTGCCGGCACCGGTACGCCGTCGACGAGCAGCCCGATGACGGTGCCCTCGGCGGCGAGCTCGGTGTAGCCGAGGAAGTCGACGGCCCCGTGGGTGTCGAGCAGTGCGCGGTAGATCGACCCGTCGCCGCCGTGACCGACCTTGTGCTTGGCGGCGTCGGCCTTCGCGCGGGTGCGCTGCTCCTGCATGAGCGCGGTGAAGCGGTCGCGGTCGACCTCGAGCCCGGCCTCCGCGGCCATCTCCAGCGTGAGGTCGATCGGGAAGCCGAACGTGTCGTGCAGCTGGAACGCGCGGTCCCCGGGCAGCACCGTGGCCCCGGAGGAGCGGGTCTCGGCCACCGCGGTGTCGAAGATCCGCTCGCCCGCGGTGAGCGTCTGCAGGAACGCCTCCTCCTCGGCGCGCACGACCGCGGAGATCCGCTCGAAGTCGGTGACGAGTTCCGGGTAGGACGGCGCCATCGCGTCGCGGACGACCTCGGCGAACGCCCCGAGCACCGGCTCGGTGACGCCGAGGAGCCGGGCGGAGCGCACGATCCGGCGCAGCAGGCGGCGCAGGACGTAGCCGCGGCCGTCGTTGGCGGGCGTCACGCCGTCGGCGATGATCATCACACCGGAGCGGGCGTGGTCGGCGATGACGCGGAACCGGACGTCGTCCTCCTCCGAGGCGCCGTAGCGCCGCCCGGAGAACGCCTCGGCCCGGGCGATGACCGGGCGCACGAGATCGGTCTCGTAGACGTTCGCGACGCCCTGCAGCAGGGTGGCGACCCGCTCGACACCCATGCCGGTGTCGATGTTGGGCCGCGGGAGCTTCCCGATCGGCGGGTGACCGAGCTTCGGGCTCAGGTCACCGCGCACGTCCTGCATGAAGACCAGGTTCCAGATCTCCAGGTAGCGGTTCTCGTCCGCGACCGGGCCGCCCTCGGCGCCGAACTCCGGCCCGCGGTCGTAGTAGATCTCCGAGCAGGGACCGCCGGGACCGGGCACACCCATGTCCCAGTAGTTGTCCTTGCCGTCGCGGCGCTGGATCCGCTCGGGCGGGAGCCCCGCGATGTCGCGCCACAGCCCGATGGCCTCGTCGTCGTCGAGGTAGACGGTGACCCACAGGCGCTCGGGGTCGAAGCCGTAGCCGCCCTCGTCCTGCGAGCCGGTGATCAGCTTCCAGGCGTGCTCGATCGCCCCGGCCTTGAAGTAGTCACCGAAGGAGAAGTTGCCGGCCATCTGGAAGAACGTGTTGTGCCGGGTGGTGCGGCCGACCTCGTCGATGTCGCCGGTGCGCACGCACTTCTGGATCGACGTGGCGGTCGGGTAGGGCGCCGACACCTCACCGAGGAAGTACGGCTTGAACTGCACCATCCCCGCGTTGACGAACAGCAGGTTGGGGTCGTCGAGGATGAGCGACGCACTGGGCACGCGGATGTGGCCCGCGGCGACGAAGTGGTCGGTGAAACGACGGACGATCTCGTGGGTCTGCACGCAAGGGGCTCTCTACCGAGGAGGAATGGGGCGGAGCGGCAGGGAGGGACTAGTTCCCTGCCCGCGGCGCTCGCGCAGGAGCGGGCTCGGCGAGCGCCTCGGCGTAGGTGGGGACGTGCCCACCGGTACGGCGCTCGACCAGCTCGGTCAGCTCGCGCTCGCGGGCGTCCATGCCGGCGCGGACCTCGGCGCCGAACGCACCCAGGCCGGCCCCGAGCTCGCGCAGGCCGTCGGCGATGTTCCCACCGATGCCCGACGGCGTGACGGCGTGCGCGGCCCGGGTGGCACGACGGGTCACGTAGGAACCGGCGACCGCGCCGACCCCGACCCAGAACAACCGCTTCATCGCACGGCCTCGCTGCGCCCGGCCGGTGAAGCGGCACGGCGCTGCGCCGACGATCCGCTCGCGAGCTCGCTCATGACTTCTTCCCCTTGCGACGCAGCCGACCCGGGCGGGTCTGCAACGAGTGTGCGCCGGCGTCGCGCCCGGCACGACGGGCCTTCACCGCCTTGTTCAGCCCGTAGGAGAACGCGGCCGCCCGGACCAGCGGGCCGCCCATCGTGGCGGTGAACAGCGACGTGAGCACCGAGACGTTGCTGGTGACGGTGCGCGCGCTCGAGGTGATGCCGTCCACCCGCTCCAGCTGCGTGTTCACCTGGTGCAGCGTGGTCTGGGCGTTGTCGAGCAGCGGCGCGCTGCCCTCGTGTGCCTTGCGGATGGCGACGGTCGCCTCGTCGAGGGTGCGACCCAGCTTGAGCAGCGGGACCGCCAGCAGCAGCACGAGGACGACGAACGCCCCCGCGGCGATGAGCGCGGCGATCTGACCAGCCGACACGAGGCCTCCTCGAACCGTTCGACGACAGAGTGTGATCGCCGGTCAGGCTACCGCGCGGGAGATGGCCCGCCACCTGGGGTCGCTCCCCCGCCCGCCCCGGTGATGATCCACCGGGGCGGGCGGCGGGCGGGTGCTCAGAGGGCGTCGAGGGGCGAGCGCGGGGCGGGGACCACCAGGTCGGCGGCGCCGGGGCCGAGCGCGGCGCGCAGGCGGTTCAGCGCGCGGTGCTGGGTGACGCGCACCGCGCCGGGTGTGGAGGAGACCGCGGCGGCGGTCTCCTCCGCACTGAGCCCCACCGCGATGCGCAGCACGAGGACCTCCCGCTGGCGCGGGGTGAGGATGTGCAGCAGCTCGCCGAGCCGCTCACTGAGCTCGCACTCGAGCAGCCGGTGCTCGGGGCCGTCGTCGGACACGGGGGCGTCGGGCAGCTCGGGGACGGGCTCGGTGCGGTTGCGGCCGATGACCCGGAACGCGTCGGTCACCTTGTGTGCGGCGATCCCGTAGACGAAGGCCCGGAACGACAGCCCACGCATCTTGTACGCGGGCAGCGCGCTGACCACGGCGAGGCAGACCTCCTGGGCGACGTCGTCGGCCGAACCCGTGACGCTCTCCTGCCGGCCGAGCCGTCCGCGGCAGTAGCGGAGCACGAACGGGTGAATCTCGGCGAGAAGTCGGTCACGTGCCCGGTCCTCCCCCGCGACGGCCGCGGCGACCATCGACTCCAGGGTGGACTCCGGGGCCGCCGGCTCCCGGTCGGCGTACTCCTCGACGACCCCGGTGCGGCCGGCGGTCTCGACGGCGACCGGCTCCAGCACCGTCGCGGCCGTCATCGGACGAACTCGTTCATGCGGGTTCCCCTCCCAGGTCGGCGTCCCGGATCAGCACTGCGGCGCCGACGTCGTGCGGACTGCTGCCACGCCCCGGGGGCCCCGGGAGCGACAGTCGTACTGCCCTGCAGTCGGAGAGACCCGTTGTCCGCGAGATACGCGAGCGTCCCCCGACGCTCCCGGATCGTGACCCTCCCGAACCCGCTCCGCTGTGCCCTGCGGAGCGAACTCGTTCACCGTTCAAGTACGCATTTTGGGTGACTCTCCAAGTTGGAGTCAAGAGCACTTCAGCCCGAAGTTGGTTACTCTGCGTTCAATGTCCTCTGCCGACGAACCCCGAGCGGCCGATCCACGGGCCCGGGCCGCCCAGACGAAGCGCGACCGCACACGGCGCGCGCTGCTCGATGCTGCCGACGCGACGTTCGGTTCACGGGGGTGGGCGCGTACCCGGATCGAGGACATCGCGGCCGCGGCCGGGGTCTCCGCCGCCACCGCGTACAACCACTTCCCGTCCAAGCACTCGCTGATCGGACACGTCTACGCGCCGCTGGTGCGGCCGCTGTTCGTGCAGGCCGAACGCGACGTGGCGGCCGGACGTGCGGCGGTCGCGGCCCTGGAGGACCAGGTCAGAGCCCTGGCCCGGATGACCTCGCGACACCGCGAGCTCAGCGCGTCGTTCTTCTCCGCGGTGCAGGACTACACGATCCGCGTCGAGGGCCCCGCCGATCCGGCCGACGAGATCGACCCCCGCCTGCTCGCCCCGGTCCCCGACTCGATCCGGCTGCTGATCGAGCACGGGCAGCGCACCGGGGAGCTGCGGTCCTACCCGGTCGCGGCCGACATCAGCGCCCTGCTCGTCAACACCCTGCTGACGCGCACGATGAACCGACCCGACGAGCCGGCGGACTCCCGGGCCGAGCTGTTGCTGACCGTGCTGTTCGGAACCCTGCGGCCCGAACTCCTCGTGAAAGGCCCTGCCGACGATCGCCCGTTCCGCCGCAGATCCTGAGCCGGACGGTGGTACCGCTCGGCGATCCGTCGGTCACCGGGCACCCCGAACGGATGGACGGCGTCACCGTTGTGGGTGCGATGCACCCGTTGATCTTGTCGGCTCTGCGTCACACCACGTCTGATCACGATCATGAAGACGTACGCGGCACGCACCGCGGTCCTCCTCGGTGTCGCGCTCGCACTGGCCGTTCCCGGAACCGCCGGAGCCGACGAACCGGACACACCCGAGACCCGTACCGAGACCAGCACGACCGTGGCCCGCGTCGACGGCTCCCGCGCGGTCACCCTCTTCGCCGGGCCGGTGCAACTGCGCCGCGGGGCCGAGTGGGTACCCGTCGACCTGACTTTCGGATCGGGTCCGGACGGAGTCATCCGGCCGGCCGCCGCCCTCCACGACCTGACGCTCACCCCGACCGGCCCGGTCGTGCGGTGGACCGGCGGCGGGTCGGCCGCGCTCGCCCCGGTCGGGCCGGACCCGCTGCCCGCGCCCGCCCTCGCCGGGAACCGCGCCACCTACCCCCAGGTGGCCCCCGGGTACGACCTCGTCGTCGAGGCGACCCGCACCGGCTTCGCCGCGTCGATCCGGCGTGCCGGCACCGCGGTCGGCCCGGCCCCGGTGCTCGCGCTGACCACGACCGCCCCGGGCACCGAACGCGTCGTGGAGGGGGCCGCCACCGAGTCCGCCGTCAGCCGCGTCGTCGCGTCCGCCCCGGTGTCCGGCGCGACCCCGGCACCGTTCGACACCACCGTGCAGTCGACGATCCTGCGCAGCGACGCCTCCGGTGACCCGGATCTGCGACTGGGCAGCTACGACGGCGTAGCGGTCGCGCGCAGCTTCCTGTCCTGGGACCTGGCCGAGGTGGCCGGCCGCCCGATCGGCACGGCCGTGCTGCGGGTGCACCAGGACTGGTCCTCGTCGTGCGCCCCGGCGGCGTGGGAGGTCTGGTCCGCCCCGGCCGTCGGACCCGCGACGCGCTTCGCGAACCAGCCCGCCGCCGAGCGGCTGTGGTCGACCAGCACCGAGACCCGCGGCAACGCCCCGGCCTGCGCCGCGGGCTGGACGCAGGTGGACGTCACCGAGCTGGTGCGGGCCTGGTCCGCGGCGGGCGTGCCGACCGGGACCATGATGCTGCGCGCCGCCGACGAGGCCTCGCCGCAGGGCTGGAAGCGGCTCGGGTCGGCGGAGAGCCCGAACGTGCCGAACCTGGAGATCACGCTGGGCTGAGCACGTCCCGCAGGGCGTCGACGGCCACCCGGACCTCCTCGGAGGTGATCACCAGCGGGGGCGAGAACCGGATCGTCGCGCCGTGGGTGTCCTTGACCAGGACCCCGCGGCGGGCGAGTGCCTCGCTCACCGCGCGGCCGGTGCCGATCCGCGGGTCGACGTCGACGCCGGCCCACAACCCGACCCCGCGTACCGCGGTGACCCCGTGCCCGACCAGCTCACCGAGCCGGGCGTGCAGCTCCGCACCCCGCGCGGTGGCCCGGGCCGGCATCCCGTCCGGGCCGGTGTCGGCGAGCAGGTCGAGCACCGCGAGGCCGACGGCGCAGGCCAGCGGGTTGCCGCCGAACGTGCTCCCGTGCTGGCCGGGGCGCAGGACGCCGAGCACGTCCCGGTCGGCGACCACGGCCGAGAGCGCCATGATCCCGCCGCCGAGGGCCTTGCCGAGCAGGTAGACGTCGGCGTCGACGCCCGCGGCGCGCGTCGCCAGGACGTGCCCGGTGCGACCCAGCCCGGACTGCACCTCGTCGGCGACGAACAGCACCCGGTGCGCGGTGCACACCTCGCGGACCGCGGCGAGGTACCCCGGCGGCGGTACGACGACCCCGGCCTCGCCCTGGACGGGCTCGATCAGCACGGCGACGGTGTCGGGCGTGATCGCGGCGCGGAGGGCCTCGGCGTCGCCGTAGGGCACCACGTCGAAGCCCGGGGTGAACGGGCCGAAGCCCCCGCGGGCGTCGGGATCGGTGGAGAAGCCGACGATCGTGGTCGTGCGGCCGTGGAACCCGCCGTCGGCCACGACGATCCGGGCGCGGTCCTCCGGCACGCCCTTGACCTCGTAGCCCCACTTGCGCGCGACCTTGATCCCGCTCTCGACGGCCTCGGCGCCGGTGTTCATCGGCAGGACCATCTCCTTGCCCAGCAGGGTCGCGAGGCCCGCGCAGAACGGGCCGATGCGGTCGCTGCCGAACGCGCGGCTGGTCAGCGTCACGCGGTCGAGCTGGGCGTGCGCGGCGGC
It contains:
- the aroC gene encoding chorismate synthase — protein: MLRWITAGESHGPALVAVLEGMVAGVEITTKELGAELARRKLGHGRSPRMAFEADELEVIGGLRHGLTQGGPVAVRIANTEWPKWETVMAADPVDPELIAGRARNAPLTRPRPGHADLAGMTKFGFDDARPVLERASARETAAKVVMGTVAKAFLKQALGVDIVSHVVAIGAVDAPEDDPVPGPGDLERVDASPVRAFSAETTAHMIAEIDAAHEDADTLGGVIEVIAYGMPVGVGSYVQSDRRLDGRLAGALMSIQAMKGVEIGDGFRTAHRRGSAAHDEMIPGDPVKRLSNRAGGIEGGMTNGEPVRVRVAMKPISTVPRALRTIDTATGEEATAIHQRSDACAVPRAGVVAESMVALVLAEAALEKFGGDSLDETRRNVASYRAAHA
- a CDS encoding prepilin peptidase: MIGTGALGDGVFWPGVSGAGLLGALAGAAAGAAVRVLLGRMARGTRVRVPVCEVAVAAPWAAVVGAWAAGVLPGRWVPVLLGTAWFGVAAGLVDLRHHRLPDALTLPAVPAALLLVTPLGPDAVGRAVPGVLLAAGVHAAVHLAAPGALGAGDVKLAASLGAPLAVVSWPALLLAAVLASVLTLGRAAACGRRAVPHGPSMVVGSAVVLVAAAAGAGGPW
- a CDS encoding PPOX class F420-dependent oxidoreductase; the encoded protein is MASDPALLDLFTEIGGGVLITLKRDGRPQSSVVTHAFDPATRTLRISVTEGRAKTRNLRRDPRVSYQVTRPDLTAYAVGEGTAQLTATAADPHDDTVQALVTYYRDVRGEHPDWDDYRAAMVAEGRVLLTVVVDHVYGWVPPAA
- a CDS encoding spermidine synthase; the protein is MNEARAVVRAEVDHGSAELVGDPDRPQGWTLLVDGTAQSHVDLDDPTHLEFEYVRRLAHVVDLVAPPTAPLRVLHLGGGAWTLPRYVAATRPGSTQQVAEIDAGLVDLVAARLPVDGYGIEVTVGDARAVLTEVPTGSVDLLVLDVFAGARTPAHLTTTEFVADAARVLAPGGMYAANVADGGALPFARTQFAVAGSRFARLAVVVAPNVLQGRRFGNLVLLARDGELPVQGLVRRAAGDPFPARVLDDAQVRELATTPVGDRGATPSPMPPSGFFGRP
- a CDS encoding endolytic transglycosylase MltG, translating into MDIDGPTTRLRAVDGSAADPASEAATAPIPVVRGAGATATGRSDRDSSADRGPYLDRDPRPDGDGRDGDGRDGDGRDADGRDGDGRDGHPDGDGRSGAPARGRRAPGRARRSGVLLLAVAVLLVAVVGGAVYLFRSLTSAADFEGAGEGDVIVRVADGDSTAAIGRTLESTGVVASVAAFLDAAEQDDRILGVQPGSYQMRSRMSATAAVERLLEPDARVGQLEIRGGVQLDDTSAPDGTVAPGVLTLISRATCATIDGADSCVGVEDLRSAMAETDPAELGVPSWAQEAVSAADPVRRLEGLLVPGLYEVEPGRTAVEVLQGLLATSTARLEAGGIVAGADAIGTSPYEVLIISSLVEKEGITPDMPKVARVVYNRLQIGQRLELDSTVNYPLDLQALRTTAEDRSTPGPYNSYATAGLPPTPIAAPGREAVAAALDPEPGPWFFFVRCQTDGTSCFAETFAEHTANVQLARDNGAF
- the ruvX gene encoding Holliday junction resolvase RuvX codes for the protein MPVARRGRRLGIDVGSVRVGVALSDPDGLIATPLATVPRDIDGGTDVAAIAALVAEHEAVGLVVGLPRTLAGREGPAAEAARAFVASLEPAVGVPIELSDERLTTVVATRQMRESGRKGRKQRAVVDQVAAVGILQGWLDRHR
- the alaS gene encoding alanine--tRNA ligase, with amino-acid sequence MQTHEIVRRFTDHFVAAGHIRVPSASLILDDPNLLFVNAGMVQFKPYFLGEVSAPYPTATSIQKCVRTGDIDEVGRTTRHNTFFQMAGNFSFGDYFKAGAIEHAWKLITGSQDEGGYGFDPERLWVTVYLDDDEAIGLWRDIAGLPPERIQRRDGKDNYWDMGVPGPGGPCSEIYYDRGPEFGAEGGPVADENRYLEIWNLVFMQDVRGDLSPKLGHPPIGKLPRPNIDTGMGVERVATLLQGVANVYETDLVRPVIARAEAFSGRRYGASEEDDVRFRVIADHARSGVMIIADGVTPANDGRGYVLRRLLRRIVRSARLLGVTEPVLGAFAEVVRDAMAPSYPELVTDFERISAVVRAEEEAFLQTLTAGERIFDTAVAETRSSGATVLPGDRAFQLHDTFGFPIDLTLEMAAEAGLEVDRDRFTALMQEQRTRAKADAAKHKVGHGGDGSIYRALLDTHGAVDFLGYTELAAEGTVIGLLVDGVPVPAAREGDAVEIVLDRTPFYAEAGGQQADTGTLAGGSFTVRVDDVQSPVAGLRVHRGTVTAGEVTLDAAVVATVDVARRTSISRAHTATHLVHAGVRGALGPSAAQAGSLNAPGRMRFDFTSPSGGVAPAALAEIEDEVNTVLQEDRAVESYETTMDEARTLGAMMLFGEKYGDRVRVVDMGDYSRELCGGTHVGRTGEIGMIKVLSEGSIGSGVRRVDALVGLDAFRFLSREHVLVSNIAEQLKVRPDDLPERINGLVERLRTAERDLEKVRADAVLSSAGALAGGAEDVGGVALVAVAAPDGVGGNDLRALAADVRGRLGPRPGVVALFSGDGDKVAFVVATTSAARDAGLAAGKLIPSFAAAVGGRGGGKPDLAQGGGTDPAGIPAAVEALRAHLRAR
- a CDS encoding DUF948 domain-containing protein, which translates into the protein MSAGQIAALIAAGAFVVLVLLLAVPLLKLGRTLDEATVAIRKAHEGSAPLLDNAQTTLHQVNTQLERVDGITSSARTVTSNVSVLTSLFTATMGGPLVRAAAFSYGLNKAVKARRAGRDAGAHSLQTRPGRLRRKGKKS